In the Ctenopharyngodon idella isolate HZGC_01 chromosome 4, HZGC01, whole genome shotgun sequence genome, one interval contains:
- the cdhr5-rs gene encoding cadherin-related family member 5 isoform X1, with protein MLTPWRLFLCQMALNIFYHIAKASLCLGGQDIFATVRENSPTGEFIANLSINGDPGASSIRLCLTGENADWFYLEGRTIRLNSSFSRTLDREVLGSVLIAALTCYEDEIIRSRYRVMVEILNENDNMPHFLEDTIQPRYISELLTVNSMVFTVKARDGDGDTITYMIDKSTADASYFRIDLPNSGMVILDKPLDYETKTQLQVVIVAVEMTTREKYSTTATVTVNVLDGDDQYPQFQPCAPVYKDGDHNICTNPVYSVNITETDEDAVLYFSPGPIHAEDGDKDILSPLVYSILSGDDNGRFTIDSKTGEISLRQRVENRLLTPSFRLRIMAAQVNDPKKYSVATALVHVVSENLFPPFFNKTVYKGFLIESSSPATLVTTYGNQVLVVQAIDRDFKDGINPKIRYTMQPLTGSSKLYHITQDGIVIAKTDRLRAFDRHILEVIATDEESGEAAHASVDIEVLQKGIPVPRSPFGEERLFGDMNAGMAGGIAALVLIVAVTVLFICLWLAKRRRERRDPADRGAVALGKHPNVVNSGHSISLLEDVSYHNEAFIDHEYTNGLYTKRDDMLPPLTSTFETNRSAPPQDMLPILVLPEKTSVNISSSALTNGKGFAKSVSFKDEEGMAKDSLPKNEGQIAVVCNQIETRADILIPVVQQETFTIAAEVENPAEKGDSCWSNPSVGPREEYIITQGNTNEDDEDENDPYKNMASVIYSSDDEDTADDEPNDLRHYYKHERNQFTVEHIKTIGLQTEDSDESHA; from the exons ATGTTGACGCCATGGAGATTGTTCCTCTGCCAGATGGCACTGAACATATTCTATCACATTGCAAAAG CCAGTTTATGCCTGGGTGGTCAAGATATATTCGCCACGGTCAGAGAGAACAGTCCCACTGGAGAGTTCATAGCCAACCTCAGTATCAACGGAGACCCTGGAGCCAGTAGCATCCGTCTGTGTCTCACAGGAGAAAACGCTGACTGGTTTTACCTTGAAGGCCGAACAATCCGACTCAACTCATCGTTTTCAAGGACCTTGGATCGAGAG GTGCTGGGATCAGTCCTGATAGCTGCTTTGACATGTTATGAAGATGAAATAATAAGG AGTCGATATCGAGTCATGGTGGAGATATTGAATGAAAACGACAACATGCCACATTTCCTTGAAGACACCATTCAACCACGATATATAAGTGAG CTGCTGACTGTAAACTCAATGGTGTTCACAGTGAAAGCCAGAGACGGCGATGGAGACACGATCACTTATATGATCGACAAATCTACA GCTGATGCCAGCTATTTTAGGATCGATCTACCCAACAGCGGGATGGTGATCCTGGATAAACCTTTGGACTATGAGACTAAAACCCAGCTGCAGGTGGTCATAGTTGCTGTG GAAATGACGACGAGAGAAAAGTACAGCACAACGGCTACGGTCACTGTGAATGTTCTAGACGGTGATGACCAGTATCCACAGTTTCAGCCGTGCGCACCTGTTTATAAAGATGGAGATCATAATATCTGCACCAACCCTGTGTACAGCGTCAACATCACAGAAACAGATGAG gatgctgtgctttatttttctcCGGGTCCCATTCATGCTGAAGATGGAGACAAAGACATACTGTCTCCTCTAGTCTACAGTATTCTGTCAG GTGATGATAATGGCAGATTTACAATCGATTCGAAAACAGGAGAGATCTCTCTCAGGCAACGGGTTGAAAACAGACTCCTCACCCCTTCATTCAGGCTCCGCATAATG GCTGCACAGGTGAACGACCCAAAGAAATATTCGGTGGCAACGGCACTGGTGCACGTGGTGTCGGAGAACCTGTTTCCTCCATTCTTCAACAAGACCGTCTACAAAGGGTTCCTCATCGAGAGCTCCAGCCCTGCTACTCTGGTCACTACTTACGGGAACCAAGTCCTGGTGGTCCAGGCCATCGACAGGGACTTCAAAGAT GGAATAAACCCAAAAATCCGTTACACAATGCAACCCTTGACGGGTAGCAGTAAACTGTATCACATTACCCAGGATGGCATTGTGATTGCAAAGACGGACCGGCTCAGAGCGTTCGACCGACATATCCTAGAG GTGATTGCAACAGACGAAGAGTCAGGTGAGGCTGCACACGCTTCAGTGGACATTGAAGTTCTACAGAAGGGAATTCCAG TTCCTAGAAGTCCATTTGGAGAAGAACGGCTGTTTGGAGATATGAACGCAGGGATGGCCGGCGGCATTGCTGCCCTTGTTCTTATAGTGGCTGTGACAGTCCTGTTTATTTGCCTCTGGCTGGCCAAGAGACGAAGAGAGAGACGGGATCCTGCAGACAGGGGCGCAGTAGCCCTAGGGAAGCATCCGAATGTG GTCAATTCAGGACATTCCATATCACTCTTAGAGGACGTCTCCTACCACAACGAGGCGTTCATTGACCATGAATACACCAATGGTTTGTACACCAAAAGAGATGACATGCTCCCTCCGCTGACCAGTACATTTGAGACTAACAGATCTGCGCCACCTCAAGACATGCTGCCAATCCTGGTGCTTCCTGAAAAAACATCTGTAAACATCTCATCTTCAGCTCTGACCAATGGGAAAGGATTTGCAAAATCAGTCTCTTTTAAAGACGAAGAAGGAATGGCAAAGGACAGTTTGCCTAAAAATGAAGGACAAATTGCAGTTGTATGTAATCAAATAGAGACCAGAGCGGATATTTTGATACCTGTTGTACAGCAGGAAACTTTTACTATTGCTGCAGAAGTGGAGAATCCTGCAGAAAAGGGGGATAGTTGTTGGTCAAATCCTTCTGTAGGACCCAGAGAGGAATATATCATCACTCAAGGCAATACTAACgaggatgatgaagatgaaaatGATCCATACAAAAACATGGCTTCTGTTATTTACAGCAGCGATGATGAAGACACGGCAGACGATGAGCCAAATGATTTAAGGCACTATTACAAACATGAGCGAAACCAGTTTACAGTAGAACACATAAAGACCATCGGATTGCAAACGGAGGATTCGGATGAATCGCATGCCTGA
- the cdhr5-rs gene encoding cadherin-related family member 5 isoform X2 yields the protein MLTPWRLFLCQMALNIFYHIAKASLCLGGQDIFATVRENSPTGEFIANLSINGDPGASSIRLCLTGENADWFYLEGRTIRLNSSFSRTLDREVLGSVLIAALTCYEDEIIRSRYRVMVEILNENDNMPHFLEDTIQPRYISELLTVNSMVFTVKARDGDGDTITYMIDKSTADASYFRIDLPNSGMVILDKPLDYETKTQLQVVIVAVEMTTREKYSTTATVTVNVLDGDDQYPQFQPCAPVYKDGDHNICTNPVYSVNITETDEDAVLYFSPGPIHAEDGDKDILSPLVYSILSGDDNGRFTIDSKTGEISLRQRVENRLLTPSFRLRIMAAQVNDPKKYSVATALVHVVSENLFPPFFNKTVYKGFLIESSSPATLVTTYGNQVLVVQAIDRDFKDGINPKIRYTMQPLTGSSKLYHITQDGIVIAKTDRLRAFDRHILEVIATDEESGEAAHASVDIEVLQKGIPVPRSPFGEERLFGDMNAGMAGGIAALVLIVAVTVLFICLWLAKRRRERRDPADRGAVALGKHPNVEASSPISPRSVL from the exons ATGTTGACGCCATGGAGATTGTTCCTCTGCCAGATGGCACTGAACATATTCTATCACATTGCAAAAG CCAGTTTATGCCTGGGTGGTCAAGATATATTCGCCACGGTCAGAGAGAACAGTCCCACTGGAGAGTTCATAGCCAACCTCAGTATCAACGGAGACCCTGGAGCCAGTAGCATCCGTCTGTGTCTCACAGGAGAAAACGCTGACTGGTTTTACCTTGAAGGCCGAACAATCCGACTCAACTCATCGTTTTCAAGGACCTTGGATCGAGAG GTGCTGGGATCAGTCCTGATAGCTGCTTTGACATGTTATGAAGATGAAATAATAAGG AGTCGATATCGAGTCATGGTGGAGATATTGAATGAAAACGACAACATGCCACATTTCCTTGAAGACACCATTCAACCACGATATATAAGTGAG CTGCTGACTGTAAACTCAATGGTGTTCACAGTGAAAGCCAGAGACGGCGATGGAGACACGATCACTTATATGATCGACAAATCTACA GCTGATGCCAGCTATTTTAGGATCGATCTACCCAACAGCGGGATGGTGATCCTGGATAAACCTTTGGACTATGAGACTAAAACCCAGCTGCAGGTGGTCATAGTTGCTGTG GAAATGACGACGAGAGAAAAGTACAGCACAACGGCTACGGTCACTGTGAATGTTCTAGACGGTGATGACCAGTATCCACAGTTTCAGCCGTGCGCACCTGTTTATAAAGATGGAGATCATAATATCTGCACCAACCCTGTGTACAGCGTCAACATCACAGAAACAGATGAG gatgctgtgctttatttttctcCGGGTCCCATTCATGCTGAAGATGGAGACAAAGACATACTGTCTCCTCTAGTCTACAGTATTCTGTCAG GTGATGATAATGGCAGATTTACAATCGATTCGAAAACAGGAGAGATCTCTCTCAGGCAACGGGTTGAAAACAGACTCCTCACCCCTTCATTCAGGCTCCGCATAATG GCTGCACAGGTGAACGACCCAAAGAAATATTCGGTGGCAACGGCACTGGTGCACGTGGTGTCGGAGAACCTGTTTCCTCCATTCTTCAACAAGACCGTCTACAAAGGGTTCCTCATCGAGAGCTCCAGCCCTGCTACTCTGGTCACTACTTACGGGAACCAAGTCCTGGTGGTCCAGGCCATCGACAGGGACTTCAAAGAT GGAATAAACCCAAAAATCCGTTACACAATGCAACCCTTGACGGGTAGCAGTAAACTGTATCACATTACCCAGGATGGCATTGTGATTGCAAAGACGGACCGGCTCAGAGCGTTCGACCGACATATCCTAGAG GTGATTGCAACAGACGAAGAGTCAGGTGAGGCTGCACACGCTTCAGTGGACATTGAAGTTCTACAGAAGGGAATTCCAG TTCCTAGAAGTCCATTTGGAGAAGAACGGCTGTTTGGAGATATGAACGCAGGGATGGCCGGCGGCATTGCTGCCCTTGTTCTTATAGTGGCTGTGACAGTCCTGTTTATTTGCCTCTGGCTGGCCAAGAGACGAAGAGAGAGACGGGATCCTGCAGACAGGGGCGCAGTAGCCCTAGGGAAGCATCCGAATGTG GAGGCATCATCACCCATCTCTCCTCGCTCTGTTTTGTAG